In a single window of the Penaeus monodon isolate SGIC_2016 chromosome 3, NSTDA_Pmon_1, whole genome shotgun sequence genome:
- the LOC119596859 gene encoding mutS protein homolog 4-like, with amino-acid sequence MAFVPLSLAKTPKYDVYRCSEEEASGREVDPGFLGRGDVAGGRDGDGGQGTRDQSRPSVHGGPAHSTPIFPFTPPHPAHLLTSGASLSLPQPARAGCPSGPRRATGTRDSWSASAEISGVASCRSSASGEGGASGASKDHSRLFKTPRSDGRAAGDKCPGRGRKRTPSWAGSKDTSTGCFRTPSTGRTTALGSARSSCTPGSARSTAPSARPVPPSTIVAVAEGRGQARGEVGVAALDLRRPHLSLAQFSDTHTYTRTLTKLTVLNPLEVVIASTAVDGAAGAGGASKLVRVLQECLAEVSITAIQRRYFKDTRGLAIVKHLAAPHCAYVERHLATKYYCLASVAALMKYIECVQHVTYAPHTLHVELSSSENTMSIEHSTCRKLELVRSLRGSWEDSLFGALRHTRTPGGTRLLRASLLQPHADVSTINARLNALQYLVDNPDLFYTLQSILGRFPDIDWLLSMCAQLHKEDTEQRCELRLNYVISLKNTLELLDPLATTLADASDPLLDSVRQSVSRPDLQELLKTLRGVMHEDARLVKGAAAMRAQRCYAIKSHVNGLLDVARKIYSEIIDDITAHVEELAKDHNVGMRVGHNAARGFHIAIPVPRRKSAPHLPPVFIKVQRGRGCITCTTEHLYLLDQRSRDTLREILIMSNVIVSEMLIEARGRMGVLHGLGEAIANLDLVVSLAHSAALGSWVRPEFSRALAIRCGRHPILDVLAPTPPVPNNTFLSPESRVMVVTGPNMSGKSTYLRQIALIQVLAQTGSFVPAEFASLRVVRHLFTHLGSEDSPENNASTFQVQMSDVAHMVDGAGSDSLVLLDELGSGTSVEEGGSLAWAVMETLVHAHATAVLATHALFLTKLPYLYPTVVNYHLESEDEGGGLLRLSHVVRRGVTQATHYGLALAAVTAMPPSVLQRARHLASVMAPPTQVAAEEDAESLRFRAVYRLAHRLLALANAALPASSPPDDPLANGAALTPRASTSRTLQPQSMDETASGASPRDSRSLGAHDLSALSDSRATELRTKLQCLLQDFMAQVSGGTQDAPQLSDDDGDGLQEMI; translated from the exons GTGACGTGGCTGGAGGGCGTGACGGTGACGGAGGCCAAGGGACCAGGGACCAGAGCAG ACCCTCAGTCCACGGAGGCCCCGCCCACTCGACGCCCATCTTCCCCTTCACGCcgccccaccccgcccacctgcTGACCTCAGGGGCGTCGCTCTCCCTGCCCCAGCCCGCCCGCGCCGGCTGCCCCTCGGGCCCCCGGCGCGCCACGGGAACGAGGGACTCCTGGTCCGCGTCGGCGGAGATTTCTGGCGTCGCCTCCTGCAGGTCCTCAGCGAGCGGCGAGGGCGGGGCGTCCGGAGCGTCGAAGGACCACTCTCGCCTCTTTAAGACTCCGAGGAGCGACGGGCGGGCGGCGGGGGATAAGTGCCCCGGACGTGGGCGTAAAAGGACCCCCTCGTGGGCGGGGTCGAAGGACACCTCCACCGGCTGCTTCAGGACGCCTTCCACGGGGCGGACGACGGCGCTCGGCTCGGCGCGCTCCTCCTGCACCCCAGGATCCGCCCGCTCCACGGCGCCCTCCGCCCGGCCCGTCCCGCCCTCGACGATCGTGG CGGTGGCAGAGGGCCGAGGGCAAGCCCGAGGAGAGGTGGGCGTGGCGGCACTAGATCTGCGCCGCCCACACCTGTCCCTGGCGCAGTTCTCGGACACCCACACCTACACGAGGACTCTCACTAAACTGACCGTGCTGAATCCCCTGGAG GTAGTGATAGCGAGCACGGCGGTGGACGGGGCAGCGGGCGCGGGCGGGGCGAGCAAGCTGGTCCGCGTCCTGCAGGAGTGCTTGGCGGAGGTCTCCATCACGGCCATCCAGCGTCGCTACTTCAAGGACACCCGCGGCCTCGCCATCGTCAAGCACCTCGCGGCGCCCCACTGCGCCTACGTCGAGAGGCACTTGGCCACGAA GTACTACTGCCTCGCCTCAGTGGCCGCCCTCATGAAGTACATCGAATGCGTCCAGCACGTGACGTACGCTCCCCACACACTCCACGTCGAGCTCTCCTCCTCCGAGAACACCATGAGCATTG AGCACTCCACTTGTCGGAAGCTCGAGTTGGTGCGGAGTCTGCGGGGCAGCTGGGAGGACTCGCTCTTCGGCGCCCTGCGGCACACGCGGACTCCGGGGGGGACGCGCCTGTTGCGCGCCTCCCTGCTGCag CCCCACGCAGACGTCTCAACCATCAACGCGCGTCTAAATGCCCTTCAGTATCTCGTTGATAATCCCGATCTCTTCTACACGCTGCAG AGCATTTTAGGGAGATTTCCAGACATCGATTGGCTTTTATCAATGTGCGCACAACTTCATAAGGAG GACACGGAGCAGCGCTGTGAGCTTCGTCTGAACTACGTGATCTCGCTGAAGAACACCCTGGAGCTGCTGGACCCCCTGGCCACCACCCTCGCCGACGCCAGCGACCCGCTCCTCGACTCCGTCAGGCAG AGCGTGTCGAGACCTGATCTGCAGGAGTTGCTGAAGACGCTTCGGGGCGTGATGCACGAGGACGCCCGCCTGGTGAAGGGCGCCGCCGCCATGAGGGCTCAGCGCTGCTACGCCATCAAGAGCCACGTCAACGGCCTGCTGGACGTCGCTCGCAAGATCTACTCGGAGATCATCGACGACATCACGG CCCACGTCGAGGAGCTCGCCAAAGATCACAACGTGGGAATGAGGGTTGGCCACAACGCCGCCCGCGGGTTTCACATCGCCATCCCGGTGCCGAGGAGGAAGTCGGCGCCGCACCTTCCTCCCGTGTTTATCAAG GTGCAGCGAGGGCGAGGATGCATCACTTGCACGACAGAACATCTGTATTTGCTCGACCAGCGGTCCCGTGATACACTCAGGGAGATACTCATCATGAGTAATGT GATCGTGTCCGAGATGCTGATAGAGGCGCGCGGGCGTATGGGCGTGCTGCATGGGCTCGGGGAGGCCATAGCCAATTTGGATCTGGTGGTATCTCTCGCCCACTCGGCCGCCCTCGGGTCCTGGGTCAGACCAGAGTTCTCCCGCGCCCTTGCCATTCGCTGTGGCAGGCACCCGATCCTGGACGTGCTCGCGCCCACGCCGCCCGTCCCGAACAACACG tTCTTAAGCCCAGAGAGCCGGGTAATGGTAGTGACGGGGCCGAATATGAGTGGCAAGAGCACCTACCTGCGGCAGATCGCCCTCATTCAAGTGCTGGCTCAG ACGGGCAGTTTTGTGCCAGCAGAATTCGCTTCCCTCCGCGTAGTGCGTCATCTGTTCACTCATTTAGGGTCCGAGGATTCTCCAGAAAACAATGCCTCCACCTTCCAAGTACAG ATGAGTGACGTAGCGCACATGGTGGACGGGGCGGGGAGCGACTCCCTCGTGCTGCTGGACGAGCTCGGGTCAGGCACGAGCGTCGAGGAGGGAGGATCTCTCGCCTGGGCCGTCATGGAGACGCTCGTGCACGCCCACGCCACCGCCGTGCTCGCAACTCACGCCCTCTTCCTTACCAAGCTCCCGTACCTCTACCCGACGGTCGTGAA CTACCACCTGGAGAGCGAGGACGAAGGGGGCGGCCTGCTACGCCTCAGCCACGTCGTCCGTCGGGGGGTCACTCAGGCCACCCACTACGGCCTCGCCCTCGCCGCTGTCACGGCCATGCCTCCTTCGGTGCTGCAGCGAGCCCGACACCTCGCGAGCGTCATGGCGCCGCCGACGCAG GTCGCGGCGGAAGAGGACGCGGAGAGCCTACGATTCCGCGCCGTGTATCGCCTCGCTCACCGCCTTCTAGCTCTGGCCAACGCCGCCCTGCCAGCCTCGAGTCCTCCCGACGACCCGCTGGCTAACGGTGCAGCTCTGACTCCGCGCGCGTCCACGTCGAGGACCCTTCAGCCGCAGAGCATGGACGAAACGGCGTCGGGAGCTTCCCCACGAGATTCAAGATCACTGGGCGCTCACGATCTCTCGGCTCTTAGCGATTCTCGTGCGACGGAGCTCAGGACCAAGCTACAGTGCCTGCTGCAAGACTTCATGGCGCAGGTGTCCGGCGGCACACAGGACGCGCCTCAGCTGTCTGACGATGACGGCGACGGACTTCAAGAAATGATTTAG
- the LOC119596870 gene encoding LOW QUALITY PROTEIN: deoxynucleoside kinase-like (The sequence of the model RefSeq protein was modified relative to this genomic sequence to represent the inferred CDS: deleted 2 bases in 1 codon), with the protein MGQNVAKIGVQGKILTKFAGAQRGVTCVMLPKAFHMHGVARRGDAREPQLLGELESYYETVFEKIGLTEICLDMFEKGPKSKFTVSVEGNIGSGKSTLLQHFAKFNDVEVLQEPVDKWRNVRGYNLLDLMYKDPCRWAHTFQTYVQMTMMELHLKPTSSPVKLIERSLFSARYCFVENLFQGGKMTEPEYNVYCEWYNMITQNLNVDVDLIVYLRTDPKKVNERIRKRARSEEQTIPMQYLEDLHKLHEDWLIEKKHPLPAPVLILDANENLCTMYKKFEEHTSEILCKKLVKNKLKELEDIGEALVS; encoded by the exons ATGGGACAAAATGTGGCTAAGATTGGCGTACAGGGGAAAATATTGACTAAATTCGCCGGGGCCCAGCGTGGTGTAACTTGCGTGATGTTGCCGAAAGCTTTCCACATGCACGGGGTCGCCAGGAGAGGAGACGCCAGAGAGCCCCAGCTCTTGG GGGAGCTGGAGAGCTACTACGAGACAGTCTTCGAGAAAATCGGCCTCACGGAAATCTGCCTAGACATGTTCGAGAAAGGG CCAAAGTCCAAGTTCACCGTCAGCGTCGAGGGGAACATCGGCAGCGGCAAGTCCACGCTGCTGCAGCATTTCGCCAAGTTCAATGACGTGGAGGTCCTGCAGGAGCCTGTCGATAAGTGGAGAAATGTGAGGGGATATAATCTGCTG GACCTGATGTACAAAGACCCATGCCGCTGGGCCCACACCTTCCAGACGTACGTTCAGATGACCATGATGGAGCTTCACCTCAAACCCACGTCATCGCCAGTAAAGCTCATCGAGAGGTCATTGTTTAGTGCCAG ATACTGTTTTGTAGAAAATCTGTTTCAAGGTGGTAAGATGACTGAGCCAGAATATAATGTGTATTGCGAATGGTACAATATGATTACGCAGAATCTCAATGTTGATGTAGATCTTATTG TATACTTGCGAACCGACCCAAAGAAAGTCAATGAACGCATCAGAAAGCGGGCTCGCTCTGAGGAACAGACAATCCCAATGCAGTATTTAGAGGATTTGCATAAATTGCATGAAGACTGGCTGATCGAAAAGAAGCACCCCCTCCCTGCGCCAGTACTGATCTTGGATGCCAATGAAAACCTCTGTACCAT GTACAAGAAATTTGAAGAACATACTTCAGAGATCTTATGTAAAAAACTAGTCAAGAATAAGTTGAAAGAACTTGAAGATATCGGAGAAGCGTTAGTATCTTAA